The Hypanus sabinus isolate sHypSab1 chromosome X1, sHypSab1.hap1, whole genome shotgun sequence genome window below encodes:
- the LOC132384651 gene encoding tubulin alpha-1A chain — translation MRECISIHVGQAGVQIGNACWELYCLEHGIQPDGQMPSDKTIGGGDDSFNTFFSETGAGKHVPRAVFVDLEPTVIDEVRTGTYRQLFHPEQLITGKEDAANNYARGHYTIGKEIIDLVLDRVRKLADQCTGLQGFLVFHSFGGGTGSGFTSLLMERLSVDYGKKSKLEFSIYPAPQVSTAVVEPYNSILTTHTTLEHSDCAFMVDNEAIYDICRRNLDIDRPTYTNLNRLIGQIVSSITASLRFDGALNVDLTEFQTNLVPYPRIHFPLATYAPVISAEKAYHEQLSVSEITNACFEPANQMVKCDPRHGKYMACCLLYRGDVVPKDVNAAIATIKTKRTIQFVDWCPTGFKVGINYQPPTVVPGGDLAKVQRAVCMLSNTTAIAEAWARLDHKFDLMYAKRAFVHWYVGEGMEEGEFSEAREDMAALEKDYEEVGVDSVEGEGEEEGEEY, via the exons CGTGAGTGTATCAGTATCCACGTTGGCCAGGCTGGTGTCCAGATTGGCAATGCCTGCTGGGAGCTGTACTGCTTGGAACATGGCATCCAGCCTGATGGCCAAATGCCCAGTGACAAGACCATTGGAGGTGGAGATGATTCCTTCAACACTTTCTTCAGTGAGACAGGAGCAGGAAAGCATGTTCCCCGAGCTGTGTTTGTAGACCTGGAACCAACCGTGATAG ATGAGGTTCGTACTGGTACTTACCGCCAGCTCTTCCATCCTGAGCAACTCATTACTGGGAAAGAAGATGCAGCCAATAACTATGCCCGTGGCCATTACACAATTGGCAAGGAGATCATTGACCTGGTTCTGGACAGAGTTCGTAAACTA GCTGACCAATGCACAGGTCTCCAGGGCTTCCTGGTCTTCCACAGCTTCGGTGGTGGCACTGGCTCTGGCTTTACATCCTTGCTGATGGAGCGCCTGTCAGTTGACTATGGCAAGAAATCCAAGCTTGAATTCTCCATCTACCCAGCTCCCCAAGTGTCAACAGCTGTAGTAGAGCCCTACAACTCCATCCTAACCACCCACACTACCCTGGAGCACTCAGATTGTGCTTTCATGGTTGACAATGAAGCCATCTATGACATCTGTCGCAGAAACCTTGACATTGACCGACCCACTTACACCAATCTGAACAGATTAATAGGCCAGATAGTGTCCTCCATCACTGCCTCCCTCCGCTTTGATGGTGCCCTGAATGTTGATCTGACAGAGTTCCAGACCAACTTGGTGCCATATCCCCGTATCCACTTCCCATTGGCCACCTATGCCCCAGTTATCTCTGCTGAGAAAGCATACCATGAGCAGCTTTCAGTATCTGAGATCACCAATGCTTGCTTTGAGCCAGCTAACCAGATGGTCAAATGTGACCCTCGCCATGGCAAGTACATGGCCTGCTGCCTCCTTTATCGTGGTGATGTTGTGCCAAAAGATGTCAATGCAGCCATTGCTACTATCAAAACCAAACGTACCATCCAGTTTGTGGATTGGTGTCCAACTGGTTTCAAGGTTGGCATCAACTACCAGCCTCCCACTGTGGTCCCTGGAGGTGACCTGGCTAAAGTACAGCGTGCTGTGTGCATGTTGAGCAACACCACAGCTATTGCTGAAGCCTGGGCTCGCCTGGACCACAAGTTTGATCTGATGTATGCCAAGCGTGCCTTTGTTCATTGGTATGTTGGTGAGGGTATGGAGGAAGGAGAATTCTCAGAAGCTCGTGAAGATATGGCTGCTCTGGAGAAGGATTATGAAGAAGTGGGTGTTGATTCAgtggagggagaaggggaagaggaaggagaGGAATATTAA